The DNA region CGACCCTGCTGCGGATGCTGTCGGGCGATCTCCGTCCGTCGCGCGGAACGATCCGGCTCAGGCAGCGCGACCTCAACGCCTATGGTCCACGCGAGCTGGCGCAACACCGCGCGATGCTGTCACAGCACGTCAACGTCACCTTCCCGTTCACGGTCGAGGAAATTGTCAGCATGGGCGCCGGCGAGAGCCCGCGCGCGGTGACGCGTGCGCTGGTCACCGCGGCGCTGGACGAGGTCGGACTGGCGCATTTCCGGTTCCGGCAATTGCCGACGCTGTCCGGCGGCGAGCAGCAACGCGCGCATTTCGCCCGCGTGCTGGTGCAGCTCGCCTGCGGCGAGGCGCTGCACGGGCCGGGGCTGTTGCTGCTGGACGAGCCGACCTCGAGCCTCGATTTGCGGCATCAGATCGACCTGGTCGAGACCGCCCGGCAGCGCGCCGCGCGCGGCACCGCCGTGATCGCGATCCTGCACGACCTCAATCTCGCGATGCGGTTCGCCGACCGCATCCTGCTGCTGCATCGTGGGCGGCTTGCCGTCGACGGCGACCGCGCCGCGGCGATGCAGGCCGACACGCTGAGGCAGATCTTCGAGATCGACGCCACGATCGAACATACCGGCAGCGGCGTGCCGTTCCTGCTGCCGCAGACGATGCGGCCGGCGGGCAAGGCGACGTAACGCCGCAAGGCTTATCCCGCCGCAACATCCGCGGTTCACAAAACTGTCAGCGGGCTGTAACAGGCGCCTCGGAGAACACCGCATCGTTTGTCCTTTGGGAGATCAACCATGCGCCTGTCACTGCTCTGTTCCGTCGCCTCG from Bradyrhizobium sp. B124 includes:
- a CDS encoding heme ABC transporter ATP-binding protein, coding for MSALLEAQSVSMTVGGAALVDMVSLQIGAGEMIAIVGPNGAGKSTLLRMLSGDLRPSRGTIRLRQRDLNAYGPRELAQHRAMLSQHVNVTFPFTVEEIVSMGAGESPRAVTRALVTAALDEVGLAHFRFRQLPTLSGGEQQRAHFARVLVQLACGEALHGPGLLLLDEPTSSLDLRHQIDLVETARQRAARGTAVIAILHDLNLAMRFADRILLLHRGRLAVDGDRAAAMQADTLRQIFEIDATIEHTGSGVPFLLPQTMRPAGKAT